A region of Esox lucius isolate fEsoLuc1 chromosome 3, fEsoLuc1.pri, whole genome shotgun sequence DNA encodes the following proteins:
- the LOC105024844 gene encoding BMP/retinoic acid-inducible neural-specific protein 3 isoform X2, whose amino-acid sequence MSCQDIGLRWVPGLLLWEALSLCLCWSWAGVATATADSTDGSTAAKPMDWLLSDKGPFHHSLEFTESVDKHRQGYTTRYKIYREFGRWKVNSLAVDRRDSGGMATPFDPEFMHTVRQLGRRPTLRRITDSIIKKYGTHLLLSATLGGEESLTIFVDKRKLSRGPELGSEASSHNRSGPGVGAVTLETLHQLAASYFTDRESTLRRLHHLQIASTAIRVTETRTGPLGCSNYDNLDSVSSVLVHSPENKIQLQGLQVILPAYLRSRFVQAALNYIGCNSEGQFVCRASDCWCQCNPDFPQCNCPQRDLQALENNLLHIKEAWTLANQEFEESENLWRMDGALLQRYRQLETTSGLLRDKARRAANKLFSFSKRCRHQPRMAVQRERPLRYWLSYVLSLMFCSENNQVGVFSEETRSCACPYHHPPCQGPIPCSVGEGPHCASCSTENRTRCSSCNPGFTLGQGLCRPAVPDPTDPYLGLESDRDLQDLELRYLLQRRDPRIALHGVFVSNDVRLNAWFDPSWRKRMLLTLKSNRFKSSRVHMLLGVALQVCLTKNSTLEPALSVFVNPFGGSHSESWTMPIGQYGYPDWERTKLDIPLDCYNWTVTLGNRWKSFFETVHFYLRSRVRDSGTASALGSGVAGNGTAGAVNFEPPVEGTVEPSEPAPSQSVGYMKINSMQLFGYSMHFDPDAIQDLILQLDYPYTQGSQDSALLQLVEIRYRVNRLSPPGAQPMDLFSCLLRHRLKLSSSEVTRILASLQAFSARQPNSVEYVATKLCS is encoded by the exons ATGAGCTGCCAGGATATCGGTCTTAGGTGGGTGCCTGGGCTGCTCCTATGGGAGGCTCTGAGCCTTTGCCTCTGCTGGTCCTGGGCCGGGGTGGCTACTGCCACGGCTGACTCCACTGATGGCAGCACCGCTGCCAAACCCATGGACTGGCTGCTGTCCGACAAGGGGCCCTTCCACCACTCGCTGGAGTTCACAGAGTCAGTGGACAAACACAGGCAGGGGTACACCACCAGATACAAGATCTACAG GGAGTTTGGCCGATGGAAGGTCAACAGCCTGGCAGTGGACAGGCGGGACAGCGGCGGCATGGCCACGCCCTTTGACCCCGAGTTCATGCACACGGTCCGGCAGCTGGGACGTCGGCCCACCCTCCGCAGAATTACCGACAGCATCATCAAGAAATATGGGACCCACCTGCTGCTCTCTGCCACCTTAGGAG GGGAGGAGTCCTTGACGATATTTGTGGATAAGAGGAAGCTAAGCCGCGGCCCCGAACTGGGGTCCGAAGCCAGTAGCCACAACCGTTCAGGGCCCGGTGTGGGAGCCGTGACCctggagacccttcaccagctggCTGCCTCCTACTTCACCGACCGGGAGAGCACGCTGCGCCGACTCCACCACCTCCAGATCGCCTCCACCGCCATCAGG GTGACGGAGACCCGGACGGGCCCTCTTGGATGCAGTAACTACGACAACCTTGACTCGGTCAGCTCGGTGCTGGTCCATAGTCCAGAAAACAAGATTCAGTTACAAG GTCTCCAGGTCATTCTACCAGCCTACCTGCGGAGTCGATTCGTCCAGGCCGCACTCAACTACATTGGCTGCAACTCCGAGGGCCAATTTGTGTGCAGGGCAAGTGATTGCTGGTGCCAGTGCAACCCAGACTTCCCACAATGCAATTGTCCACAGAGGGACCTTCAGGCCCTGGAAAACAATCTGCTTCACATTAAAGAGGCCTGGACGCTGGCCAACCAGGAGTTTGAGGAATCAG AGAACCTGTGGAGGATGGACGGGGCCCTGCTCCAGCGCTACAGGCAGCTGGAGACCACGAGCGGCCTGCTCCGCGACAAAGCCCGGCGCGCGGCTAATAAGCTCTTCAGCTTCAGCAAGCGATGCCGCCATCAGCCCAGGATGGCGGTGCAGAGGGAGAG GCCCCTGCGCTACTGGCTGAGCTACGTCCTTTCCCTGATGTTCTGCAGTGAGAACAACCAGGTCGGCGTGTTCTCCGAGGAGACCCGCAGCTGCGCCTGCCCCTACCATCACCCTCCCTGCCAGGGTCCCATCCCGTGTTCAGTGGGCGAGGGCCCCCACTGCGCCTCCTGCTCCACTGAGAATCGCACCCGCTGCTCCAGCTGCAACCCGGGCTTCACCCTGGGCCAGGGGCTCTGCCGGCCGGCCGTGCCCGACCCCACCGACCCTTACCTGGGTTTGGAGAGCGACCGCGACCTCCAGGACCTGGAGCTGCGCTACCTGCTCCAGCGGCGCGACCCGCGCATCGCCCTGCACGGCGTCTTTGTCAGCAACGACGTGCGCCTCAACGCTTGGTTCGACCCGTCGTGGCGGAAGAGGATGCTGCTCACGCTGAAGAGCAACCGCTTCAAGTCCAGCCGCGTGCACATGCTCCTGGGCGTGGCTCTCCAGGTGTGCCTGACCAAGAACAGCACCCTGGAGCCGGCACTGTCTGTGTTCGTCAACCCGTTCGGGGGCAGCCACTCGGAGAGCTGGACCATGCCCATAGGCCAGTATGGCTACCCGGACTGGGAACGCACCAAGCTCGACATCCCCCTGGACTGCTACAACTGGACCGTGACGCTGGGCAACCGCTGGAAGAGCTTTTTTGAGACAGTGCACTTCTACCTGAGAAGCCGCGTTAGGGATTCGGGAACGGCGTCGGCTCTGGGGTCAGGGGTTGCGGGAAACGGGACCGCCGGCGCGGTGAACTTTGAACCGCCGGTGGAGGGCACGGTGGAGCCCTCGGAACCCGCGCCGTCCCAGAGCGTGGGCTACATGAAGATCAACAGCATGCAGCTGTTCGGATACAGCATGCACTTTGACCCCGACGCCATCCAGGACCTGATCCTGCAACTGGATTACCCCTACACTCAGGGCTCCCAGGACTCTGCCCTCCTGCAGCTGGTGGAAATCCGCTACCGGGTCAACCGCCTCTCCCCGCCCGGGGCTCAGCCCATGGACCTGTTCTCGTGTTTGCTCCGTCATAGGCTGAAGCTGTCTAGCTCGGAAGTGACCAGAATATTGGCTTCTTTACAGGCTTTCAGCGCCAGACAGCCAAACTCTGTGGAGTATGTGGCGACCAAACTCTGTAGTTAA
- the LOC105024844 gene encoding BMP/retinoic acid-inducible neural-specific protein 3 isoform X1, with product MSCQDIGLRWVPGLLLWEALSLCLCWSWAGVATATADSTDGSTAAKPMDWLLSDKGPFHHSLEFTESVDKHRQGYTTRYKIYREFGRWKVNSLAVDRRDSGGMATPFDPEFMHTVRQLGRRPTLRRITDSIIKKYGTHLLLSATLGGEESLTIFVDKRKLSRGPELGSEASSHNRSGPGVGAVTLETLHQLAASYFTDRESTLRRLHHLQIASTAIRVTETRTGPLGCSNYDNLDSVSSVLVHSPENKIQLQGLQVILPAYLRSRFVQAALNYIGCNSEGQFVCRASDCWCQCNPDFPQCNCPQRDLQALENNLLHIKEAWTLANQEFEESGEFRGFVGRLPTHYAMNSSVVENLWRMDGALLQRYRQLETTSGLLRDKARRAANKLFSFSKRCRHQPRMAVQRERPLRYWLSYVLSLMFCSENNQVGVFSEETRSCACPYHHPPCQGPIPCSVGEGPHCASCSTENRTRCSSCNPGFTLGQGLCRPAVPDPTDPYLGLESDRDLQDLELRYLLQRRDPRIALHGVFVSNDVRLNAWFDPSWRKRMLLTLKSNRFKSSRVHMLLGVALQVCLTKNSTLEPALSVFVNPFGGSHSESWTMPIGQYGYPDWERTKLDIPLDCYNWTVTLGNRWKSFFETVHFYLRSRVRDSGTASALGSGVAGNGTAGAVNFEPPVEGTVEPSEPAPSQSVGYMKINSMQLFGYSMHFDPDAIQDLILQLDYPYTQGSQDSALLQLVEIRYRVNRLSPPGAQPMDLFSCLLRHRLKLSSSEVTRILASLQAFSARQPNSVEYVATKLCS from the exons ATGAGCTGCCAGGATATCGGTCTTAGGTGGGTGCCTGGGCTGCTCCTATGGGAGGCTCTGAGCCTTTGCCTCTGCTGGTCCTGGGCCGGGGTGGCTACTGCCACGGCTGACTCCACTGATGGCAGCACCGCTGCCAAACCCATGGACTGGCTGCTGTCCGACAAGGGGCCCTTCCACCACTCGCTGGAGTTCACAGAGTCAGTGGACAAACACAGGCAGGGGTACACCACCAGATACAAGATCTACAG GGAGTTTGGCCGATGGAAGGTCAACAGCCTGGCAGTGGACAGGCGGGACAGCGGCGGCATGGCCACGCCCTTTGACCCCGAGTTCATGCACACGGTCCGGCAGCTGGGACGTCGGCCCACCCTCCGCAGAATTACCGACAGCATCATCAAGAAATATGGGACCCACCTGCTGCTCTCTGCCACCTTAGGAG GGGAGGAGTCCTTGACGATATTTGTGGATAAGAGGAAGCTAAGCCGCGGCCCCGAACTGGGGTCCGAAGCCAGTAGCCACAACCGTTCAGGGCCCGGTGTGGGAGCCGTGACCctggagacccttcaccagctggCTGCCTCCTACTTCACCGACCGGGAGAGCACGCTGCGCCGACTCCACCACCTCCAGATCGCCTCCACCGCCATCAGG GTGACGGAGACCCGGACGGGCCCTCTTGGATGCAGTAACTACGACAACCTTGACTCGGTCAGCTCGGTGCTGGTCCATAGTCCAGAAAACAAGATTCAGTTACAAG GTCTCCAGGTCATTCTACCAGCCTACCTGCGGAGTCGATTCGTCCAGGCCGCACTCAACTACATTGGCTGCAACTCCGAGGGCCAATTTGTGTGCAGGGCAAGTGATTGCTGGTGCCAGTGCAACCCAGACTTCCCACAATGCAATTGTCCACAGAGGGACCTTCAGGCCCTGGAAAACAATCTGCTTCACATTAAAGAGGCCTGGACGCTGGCCAACCAGGAGTTTGAGGAATCAG GGGAGTTCCGGGGCTTTGTTGGAAGGCTGCCAACCCATTATGCCATGAACTCATCTGTTGTAGAGAACCTGTGGAGGATGGACGGGGCCCTGCTCCAGCGCTACAGGCAGCTGGAGACCACGAGCGGCCTGCTCCGCGACAAAGCCCGGCGCGCGGCTAATAAGCTCTTCAGCTTCAGCAAGCGATGCCGCCATCAGCCCAGGATGGCGGTGCAGAGGGAGAG GCCCCTGCGCTACTGGCTGAGCTACGTCCTTTCCCTGATGTTCTGCAGTGAGAACAACCAGGTCGGCGTGTTCTCCGAGGAGACCCGCAGCTGCGCCTGCCCCTACCATCACCCTCCCTGCCAGGGTCCCATCCCGTGTTCAGTGGGCGAGGGCCCCCACTGCGCCTCCTGCTCCACTGAGAATCGCACCCGCTGCTCCAGCTGCAACCCGGGCTTCACCCTGGGCCAGGGGCTCTGCCGGCCGGCCGTGCCCGACCCCACCGACCCTTACCTGGGTTTGGAGAGCGACCGCGACCTCCAGGACCTGGAGCTGCGCTACCTGCTCCAGCGGCGCGACCCGCGCATCGCCCTGCACGGCGTCTTTGTCAGCAACGACGTGCGCCTCAACGCTTGGTTCGACCCGTCGTGGCGGAAGAGGATGCTGCTCACGCTGAAGAGCAACCGCTTCAAGTCCAGCCGCGTGCACATGCTCCTGGGCGTGGCTCTCCAGGTGTGCCTGACCAAGAACAGCACCCTGGAGCCGGCACTGTCTGTGTTCGTCAACCCGTTCGGGGGCAGCCACTCGGAGAGCTGGACCATGCCCATAGGCCAGTATGGCTACCCGGACTGGGAACGCACCAAGCTCGACATCCCCCTGGACTGCTACAACTGGACCGTGACGCTGGGCAACCGCTGGAAGAGCTTTTTTGAGACAGTGCACTTCTACCTGAGAAGCCGCGTTAGGGATTCGGGAACGGCGTCGGCTCTGGGGTCAGGGGTTGCGGGAAACGGGACCGCCGGCGCGGTGAACTTTGAACCGCCGGTGGAGGGCACGGTGGAGCCCTCGGAACCCGCGCCGTCCCAGAGCGTGGGCTACATGAAGATCAACAGCATGCAGCTGTTCGGATACAGCATGCACTTTGACCCCGACGCCATCCAGGACCTGATCCTGCAACTGGATTACCCCTACACTCAGGGCTCCCAGGACTCTGCCCTCCTGCAGCTGGTGGAAATCCGCTACCGGGTCAACCGCCTCTCCCCGCCCGGGGCTCAGCCCATGGACCTGTTCTCGTGTTTGCTCCGTCATAGGCTGAAGCTGTCTAGCTCGGAAGTGACCAGAATATTGGCTTCTTTACAGGCTTTCAGCGCCAGACAGCCAAACTCTGTGGAGTATGTGGCGACCAAACTCTGTAGTTAA